GCAGACGAGTAGAAGAAGAACGAGAAGAATTACTGCTTCGCGAACAAGCTGCACGAGAAGCAGCAGAAACAGCCAACCGAATTAAAGATGAATTTCTTGCAGTCTTGTCTCACGAACTGCGGACTCCGCTAAATCCGATTCTCGGCTGGACAAGTCTACTGCGAAATGGCAAGCTGAATGACCATCAAAAAGCGATCGCATTAGAAACAATCGAGCGCAATGCCAGATTACAAACTCAACTCATCGGCGATTTACTAGATATTTCCCGCATCCTGCAAGGCAAATTAACACTCAATATTACTCCAGTTAATTTAGCTGCAACAATTGCAGCAGCCAAAGAGACGGTACGTCTGGCGGCTGAAGCAAAATCAATTGAAATTTATACAGATTTTGCTCCTGATATCAAGACTTTTATGGGTGATTCCAGTCGGTTACAACAGGTGGTATGGAACTTGCTCACCAATGCCGTGAAATTTACTCCTGTAGGCGGCAAGGTGAATGTAAAACTAGAAACTGTGGGTAGTTATGCTCAGATTCAGGTGATAGATACAGGTAAAGGAATTGATGCCGAGTTCTTACCTTACGTGTTTGATACATTCCGACAAGCAGATAGCGCGACAACACGGAAATTTGGCGGTTTAGGATTGGGATTGGCGATCGTCCGTCACATTGTGGAAATGCATGGTGGTACTGTGTTTGCAGATAGTGGCGGTGAAGGACAGGGAGCAACGTTTACTGTAGAGTTACCGCTGATGATTTCAACGCCAGAGGTAAATGAAAACGCAACTCAACCAGGAAAAACTTTAGATTTGAGTGGACTACGTGTTTTGGTGGTAGATGATGAACAAGATACACGTGAGTTAATGGTTTTCATCATCCAGCAGTCTGGTGCTAACGTGACAGCAGTGGCATCAGCAAGTGAGGCTTTAGAAGTTTTAAAACAGCCTCAGTTCGATGTTTTAGTATCTGATATTGCCATGCCAGAGATAGATGGGTATATGTTGATACGTCAGGTGAGAACTTGGTCACCAGAGCAAGGCGGACAAATTCCGGCGATCGCACTTACCGCCTATGCTGGTGAGATTAACGAACAACAAGCACTTTTGGCAGGGTTTCAAAAGCATTTATCCAAACCAGTAGAGCCAGATGAACTTGTGAAGGCGATCGCTAATTTGGTTATTAATAATCTTTGTTAGTACACCTCATCATGACTACCAATATCAACAAACACAGCATTTCCCTCCTCAGTGAAGTAAAATAACACTCTTGCGTCATAATCTACACTGAAACTCCATAATTCCTTGAGTTTGCCTGACAATTTGTGAGTTTTCAAGCTCTGTTCAAATGGGTCTGTTTTAAACTGCTCCACCCTTTGCCAGAACTTTGCTTCTATATCTACATTTCCCTTAATTCGTTTTTTGAAAGCACGTCTGAATGAGGAACTGAAACTGATTTCCACCTTCACTCTTCTATGAGTTGTCTCAGTTCTTCAATATTAGAGGAGAACTTTAGTTTGCGACTTTGTTCTTCTACTTGTGCTGTTTTAAAATTCTCATATATTTCTTCTCGACGTTCTTCCCGTAGATACTGTTTTAGTAGCAATTGAATTTCTTGCTTTTCTTCAATTGAAAGACTTTTTATTGCTTCGACTACATCACTAAAGCTCATAGCCTAAAACATATTTTATTACTTACCTGACCAATCTAACATGAATTATTGATCATCATAATCACACTACTATTAATTAGTATCAAACATAGCTATGTCTGATATACATGGGTATATGTCAATACTTGACTTGAAGAATAATTCAGAAGCGATGCCCTGAGTTTCGACTA
This region of Nostoc sp. UHCC 0302 genomic DNA includes:
- a CDS encoding type II toxin-antitoxin system YafQ family toxin; its protein translation is MEISFSSSFRRAFKKRIKGNVDIEAKFWQRVEQFKTDPFEQSLKTHKLSGKLKELWSFSVDYDARVLFYFTEEGNAVFVDIGSHDEVY